A section of the Arcobacter roscoffensis genome encodes:
- a CDS encoding ABC transporter ATP-binding protein, translating into MSKHIIIKNLSVSSKDKILVDNINLEISTKKPLVLLGESGSGKSLIIDALMGILPKELKVKGEIFLNDIDLLKLNKKQRQELWGKEIALLPQEPWRALDPTMKIKEQVKEVRDFVYQDKQSTKRVQKELEDVSLEAFEDSYPFELSGGMCQRLTIAITHCQEAKVILVDEPTKGLDKELCDQVCQKLQTHIKENKLLFVITHDLEIAKSIKGSLGIMLDGKLIEYNTTKEIFENPKEEYTKELISSDAGFWQIEKTIPKDNLIVKIDNLSKNFGENQLFKNLSFEISKGEIVAIIGKSGSGKSSLGNIILENIKASSGNIIKNNKYKKIQFQKIYQDPPSAFLPEQILKDGFDDLLKLYDISKEKLDEYLKDFNLSEDLLQRKPDEISGGELQRLSIIRVLLLNPIFIFADEISSRLDPISQKEVLFLLKKIVERDSLCVLLVTHDIQIAKKLSNKIIDIEAYK; encoded by the coding sequence ATGTCTAAGCATATAATCATAAAAAACTTATCTGTTTCCTCAAAAGATAAAATCCTAGTTGACAATATAAACTTAGAAATAAGTACAAAGAAACCTTTGGTTCTATTAGGAGAATCAGGCTCAGGTAAATCTCTTATTATAGATGCCCTGATGGGTATATTACCAAAAGAGCTAAAAGTAAAAGGTGAGATATTTCTAAATGATATTGACTTACTAAAACTTAATAAAAAACAAAGACAAGAACTTTGGGGAAAAGAAATAGCTTTACTACCACAAGAACCGTGGAGAGCTTTAGACCCAACTATGAAAATAAAAGAACAAGTAAAAGAAGTAAGAGATTTTGTATATCAAGATAAACAAAGTACAAAACGTGTACAAAAAGAGCTAGAAGATGTAAGCCTTGAAGCATTTGAAGATTCATACCCTTTTGAACTTTCAGGAGGAATGTGCCAAAGATTAACTATTGCAATAACACATTGTCAAGAAGCTAAAGTAATTTTAGTTGATGAACCAACAAAAGGTTTAGATAAAGAGCTTTGTGACCAAGTTTGCCAAAAACTTCAAACTCATATAAAAGAGAATAAACTTTTATTTGTAATTACCCATGATTTAGAAATAGCTAAAAGCATTAAAGGTTCTCTTGGAATCATGCTTGATGGGAAATTAATTGAGTACAATACAACAAAAGAAATCTTTGAAAATCCAAAAGAAGAGTATACAAAAGAACTTATAAGTTCAGATGCAGGATTTTGGCAAATAGAAAAAACTATTCCTAAAGATAATCTTATAGTAAAAATAGATAACTTGTCTAAAAACTTTGGAGAAAATCAACTTTTCAAAAATCTCTCTTTTGAAATAAGCAAAGGAGAAATAGTTGCAATTATAGGTAAAAGTGGAAGTGGTAAAAGTTCTCTTGGAAATATAATCCTAGAAAATATAAAAGCATCAAGCGGGAATATAATAAAAAACAATAAATATAAAAAGATTCAATTTCAAAAGATTTATCAAGATCCGCCAAGTGCTTTTTTACCTGAACAGATTTTAAAAGATGGCTTTGATGATTTATTAAAACTTTATGATATTAGTAAAGAAAAGTTAGATGAATATTTAAAAGATTTTAATTTATCAGAAGATTTATTACAAAGAAAGCCAGATGAAATTTCAGGAGGAGAACTACAAAGATTATCAATAATTAGAGTATTACTTTTAAATCCTATTTTTATCTTTGCTGATGAAATAAGTTCACGACTTGACCCTATTTCACAAAAAGAAGTTCTATTTTTATTAAAAAAAATAGTTGAAAGAGACTCTTTATGTGTTTTACTTGTAACACATGATATTCAAATAGCTAAAAAACTATCAAATAAAATCATTGATATTGAAGCTTATAAATAA
- a CDS encoding D-2-hydroxyacid dehydrogenase has product MKIAILDRATLGNDVDVSIFEQFGELIVYDMTSEEQTQDRVKDVDIVLTNKVVINSSHMDDSSMKLICITATGMNNVDLQYAKQKNIAVKNVAGYSSSSVAQVAFSMIFHFVTKLDYYKSYVDNGNWQKSPIFTHIDKPFYELDNKRVGVIGLGDIGRNFAKKAKAFDCEVVYYSTSGKNSNSEYKRVELDELLSTSDIISIHCPLNENTQDLLNYENMSKMKDKAILLNLGRGGIINEKDLAKILDEKEIYAGIDVVSKEPILEDNPLLKVKNKQRLLLTPHIGWASIEARTRLLEMVAENIREFLK; this is encoded by the coding sequence ATGAAAATAGCAATATTAGATAGAGCAACACTTGGAAATGATGTAGATGTATCTATATTTGAGCAGTTTGGTGAACTAATAGTTTATGATATGACAAGTGAAGAACAAACACAAGATAGAGTAAAAGATGTTGATATTGTTCTTACTAATAAAGTAGTTATAAATAGCTCTCATATGGATGATTCATCTATGAAACTTATTTGTATAACTGCAACTGGTATGAATAATGTAGATTTACAATACGCAAAACAAAAAAACATAGCTGTTAAAAATGTAGCAGGTTATTCAAGTTCCTCTGTTGCTCAAGTTGCTTTTTCTATGATTTTTCATTTTGTTACAAAACTTGATTATTATAAATCATATGTGGATAATGGCAACTGGCAAAAGTCACCAATCTTTACTCATATAGATAAACCTTTTTATGAACTTGATAATAAAAGAGTAGGGGTTATTGGTCTTGGGGATATTGGAAGAAATTTTGCTAAAAAAGCGAAGGCTTTTGATTGTGAAGTAGTTTATTATTCAACTTCTGGAAAAAACTCAAATAGTGAGTATAAAAGAGTTGAGTTAGATGAGCTTTTAAGTACAAGTGATATTATCTCTATTCATTGTCCTTTAAATGAAAATACACAAGATTTACTAAACTATGAAAATATGTCAAAGATGAAAGATAAAGCAATTTTATTAAACCTTGGAAGAGGTGGTATCATAAATGAAAAAGATTTAGCAAAAATTTTAGATGAAAAAGAGATTTATGCAGGAATAGATGTAGTTTCAAAAGAACCAATACTTGAAGATAATCCACTTCTAAAAGTAAAAAATAAACAAAGATTATTACTTACTCCTCATATTGGTTGGGCAAGTATTGAAGCTAGAACTAGACTACTTGAAATGGTGGCTGAAAATATAAGAGAGTTTTTAAAATAA
- a CDS encoding dihydrofolate reductase, with amino-acid sequence MKISMIVAYGKNWEIGLDNQMLWHISEDFKNFKAITSGHHILMGRKTFESIGKPLPNRTSLVLTRGDFSHEGVHTFNNVQEAFDKARESGEEELFIIGGANIYESLFDYVDKMYLSEVDFEGEADAYLKEIDFSTWDLQEQREYEAIKNEKGDIISPAWNFKVWVKKD; translated from the coding sequence ATGAAAATTTCAATGATTGTAGCATATGGTAAAAACTGGGAAATTGGTCTTGATAATCAAATGTTATGGCATATAAGTGAAGATTTTAAAAACTTTAAAGCTATCACATCAGGTCATCATATCTTAATGGGAAGAAAGACTTTTGAAAGTATTGGAAAACCACTTCCAAATAGAACTTCACTTGTTTTAACAAGAGGGGATTTTTCTCATGAGGGTGTTCACACTTTTAACAATGTGCAAGAAGCCTTCGATAAAGCAAGAGAATCAGGTGAAGAAGAGCTGTTTATCATAGGTGGAGCAAATATATATGAATCACTATTTGACTATGTGGATAAGATGTATTTATCTGAGGTGGATTTTGAGGGAGAAGCAGATGCTTATCTTAAAGAAATAGACTTTTCGACATGGGATTTACAAGAACAAAGAGAGTATGAAGCTATAAAAAATGAAAAGGGAGATATTATCTCTCCTGCTTGGAACTTCAAGGTATGGGTAAAAAAAGATTAA
- a CDS encoding thymidylate synthase, translated as MKQYLDLLQHILDKGVKKEDRTGTGTTSVFGYQMRFDLSEGFPLVTTKKTFLKAIISELLWFIEGSTDERRLAEIHYGDKASNLIGKKTVWTANADAQGKDLGYVNTDTIKELGPVYGAQWRSWMGTDGKAIDQLSELINQIKTNPDSRRMILSAWNVGELEKMALPPCHTFFQFYVADGKLSCQLYQRSADVFLGVPFNIASYALLTMMIAQVCDLEVGDFVHTFGDAHIYSNHYEQVNLQLSREPYEKPTMKINPDVKNIEDFKMEDFELVGYESHESIKAVMAV; from the coding sequence TTGAAACAGTATTTAGATTTATTGCAACATATTTTAGATAAGGGTGTTAAAAAAGAAGATAGAACAGGTACAGGAACTACTTCTGTATTTGGTTATCAAATGAGATTTGATTTAAGTGAGGGCTTCCCACTTGTAACTACAAAAAAGACATTTTTAAAAGCAATTATTTCTGAGCTTTTATGGTTTATTGAGGGTAGTACTGATGAGAGAAGACTTGCTGAAATTCATTATGGAGATAAAGCTTCTAACTTAATAGGTAAAAAAACAGTATGGACAGCAAATGCAGATGCTCAAGGTAAAGACCTAGGATATGTAAATACTGACACTATTAAAGAGCTTGGACCTGTATATGGTGCTCAATGGAGATCATGGATGGGTACTGATGGAAAAGCTATTGACCAGTTATCTGAACTTATAAATCAAATCAAAACAAACCCTGATTCAAGAAGAATGATTCTATCAGCTTGGAATGTAGGTGAATTAGAAAAAATGGCTTTACCACCATGTCATACTTTTTTCCAGTTTTATGTGGCAGACGGAAAATTATCTTGTCAGTTATACCAAAGAAGTGCAGATGTATTTTTAGGAGTTCCTTTTAATATTGCTTCTTATGCTTTACTTACTATGATGATTGCACAAGTTTGTGATTTAGAAGTAGGGGATTTTGTACATACTTTTGGGGATGCTCATATATACTCTAATCACTATGAACAAGTGAACTTACAGTTAAGTAGAGAGCCTTATGAGAAACCAACTATGAAAATTAATCCAGATGTGAAAAACATAGAAGATTTTAAAATGGAAGATTTTGAACTAGTTGGGTATGAATCTCACGAATCAATAAAAGCTGTAATGGCAGTATAA
- the recQ gene encoding DNA helicase RecQ, protein MNSKYEVLKDIFGHESFRSFQEDVVDTIIGGQDVLTILPTGGGKSLCYQLPTLLMQGVTIVISPLIALMQDQVKALNDLNISAEMISSLQSSDENSFTLQKLLQGELKFLYVAPERFTSNEFVGVLQRININYFVIDEAHCVSAWGHEFRAEYRNLDRLKQFFPDTSICAFTATATKKVEADIANSLRLNNPKHFRAKTKRDNLDIKVEPRVSNGKRQILNFLKTHRGMCGIIYTFTRKEAEGIAKFLCDENYKAAAYHAGLSVDVKNRVFEDFVYERVDIVVATIAFGMGIDKSNIRFVVHTSMPKTLENYYQEIGRAGRDGDMSYVYLLYSKADEVKRKIQIEEAIDDGYKSTSLEKLEFMYRYCVSNNCRHKIIASYFEDEIPSCETLCDNCTKGEVEQVDVSVDAQKLLSAIFRCEQRFGINHIVDVLRGSKNQKLLEFGHDKLSVYNIGSQKSKNEWIAICDKLIDIQALELGEFRALKISDLGMKILKGKEKLFIDSDKLGLLVKQEEEDLELSFDDKVFEEFKTLRREIANENEVPAYVIFGDKTLKELSQKLPITKEEFLEINGVGKVRFEKYGNAFLEACQKIKEENKEEIENKAPSKKLTKTYLETLELIENEKTLEEIAQIRDLGISSILSHLSLLYEHKKLSQNKKQELLEPIKIPSEIKQWIEQGLQYESLKELRQYLYLYEYFKKESN, encoded by the coding sequence ATGAATAGTAAATATGAAGTACTAAAAGATATATTTGGACATGAAAGTTTTAGGTCATTTCAAGAAGATGTTGTTGATACTATTATAGGTGGGCAAGATGTTTTAACTATTTTGCCAACAGGTGGTGGAAAATCACTTTGTTATCAACTTCCAACTTTACTTATGCAAGGAGTTACAATTGTAATCTCTCCTTTGATTGCTCTTATGCAAGACCAAGTAAAAGCTCTTAATGATTTAAATATAAGTGCTGAGATGATTAGTTCTCTTCAAAGTAGTGATGAAAACAGTTTTACTTTACAAAAGCTTTTGCAAGGGGAGTTAAAGTTTTTATATGTAGCTCCTGAGAGATTTACTTCAAATGAGTTTGTAGGTGTTCTTCAAAGAATAAATATAAACTACTTCGTAATAGATGAAGCTCACTGTGTATCTGCTTGGGGACATGAGTTTAGAGCTGAGTATAGAAATCTTGATAGATTAAAACAGTTTTTTCCTGATACTTCTATATGTGCATTTACTGCAACTGCTACAAAAAAAGTAGAAGCTGATATAGCAAATAGTCTAAGACTAAATAATCCAAAACATTTTAGAGCAAAAACAAAAAGAGATAATCTTGATATAAAAGTAGAACCAAGAGTTTCAAATGGAAAAAGACAAATATTAAATTTCCTAAAAACTCATAGGGGAATGTGTGGAATAATCTATACTTTTACTAGAAAAGAGGCTGAGGGTATTGCTAAGTTTTTATGTGATGAAAACTATAAAGCAGCAGCTTATCATGCAGGACTTAGTGTAGATGTGAAAAATAGAGTTTTTGAAGATTTTGTATATGAAAGAGTTGATATAGTTGTTGCTACTATTGCTTTTGGTATGGGAATTGATAAATCAAATATTAGATTTGTAGTACATACTTCTATGCCTAAAACTTTGGAAAATTACTATCAAGAAATAGGTCGTGCAGGAAGAGATGGCGATATGTCTTATGTATATTTACTTTATTCAAAGGCTGATGAGGTAAAAAGAAAAATACAAATCGAAGAAGCTATTGATGATGGGTATAAATCTACATCTTTAGAAAAATTAGAGTTTATGTATAGATATTGTGTTTCAAATAATTGTAGGCATAAAATCATAGCTTCATATTTTGAAGATGAAATACCTAGTTGTGAAACTTTATGTGATAACTGTACAAAAGGCGAGGTTGAACAAGTTGATGTAAGTGTGGATGCTCAAAAACTACTCTCAGCTATTTTTAGATGTGAACAAAGATTTGGAATAAATCACATAGTTGATGTTTTAAGAGGTTCAAAAAATCAAAAGCTTTTAGAGTTTGGTCATGATAAGTTAAGTGTTTATAATATTGGATCACAAAAAAGTAAAAATGAATGGATAGCTATTTGTGATAAGCTTATAGACATACAAGCTTTAGAATTAGGTGAGTTTAGAGCTTTGAAAATTTCAGATTTGGGTATGAAAATACTAAAAGGAAAAGAGAAACTTTTCATAGATAGTGATAAGCTTGGACTTTTAGTAAAACAAGAAGAGGAAGACTTAGAACTAAGCTTTGATGATAAGGTTTTTGAGGAGTTTAAAACTCTGCGAAGAGAAATAGCAAATGAAAATGAAGTTCCTGCTTATGTGATTTTTGGGGATAAAACTTTAAAAGAGTTAAGTCAAAAACTTCCTATCACAAAAGAAGAGTTCCTTGAAATAAATGGAGTTGGAAAAGTAAGATTTGAAAAGTATGGAAATGCTTTTTTAGAAGCTTGTCAAAAAATAAAAGAAGAAAACAAAGAAGAGATAGAAAATAAAGCTCCTTCAAAGAAGTTAACAAAGACTTATTTGGAAACTTTGGAGTTAATTGAAAATGAAAAAACACTAGAAGAAATAGCACAAATTCGTGATTTAGGGATTAGTTCGATATTAAGCCATTTATCACTATTATACGAACATAAAAAGCTTTCACAAAACAAAAAACAAGAGTTATTAGAGCCTATTAAAATTCCAAGTGAAATAAAACAATGGATAGAGCAAGGTTTGCAGTATGAAAGTTTAAAAGAACTAAGACAATACTTATATTTGTATGAGTATTTTAAGAAGGAAAGTAATTGA
- a CDS encoding TetR/AcrR family transcriptional regulator has product MNSRDKLLKVAFEEIFQNGYHATSVDKILKKASMNKGSMYHFFKSKKELILAIIEVHVDEYIQKKYGVILESEENMIEAIMSVLRNKPLYNFIYGCRLNNLVHELSNQDEDFKKALEKSYFKFEAIFQAALDRAVENGEIKKDTDTKAVGMFILATIQGGLTTAKKSSDSKYYDICIEQLHNYLNLLKVK; this is encoded by the coding sequence ATGAATAGTAGAGATAAGTTATTAAAAGTAGCCTTTGAAGAGATTTTTCAAAATGGATATCATGCAACATCTGTAGATAAAATACTTAAAAAAGCTTCAATGAATAAAGGAAGTATGTATCACTTTTTCAAATCAAAAAAAGAGCTGATTCTAGCAATAATTGAAGTTCATGTTGATGAATATATTCAAAAAAAATATGGAGTTATTTTAGAAAGTGAAGAGAATATGATAGAAGCCATCATGTCTGTACTAAGAAACAAACCTTTATATAATTTCATTTATGGATGTAGATTAAATAATCTTGTACATGAATTATCAAATCAAGATGAAGACTTTAAAAAAGCCTTAGAAAAATCATACTTTAAATTTGAAGCAATCTTCCAAGCAGCACTAGATAGAGCTGTGGAAAATGGTGAGATAAAAAAAGATACTGATACAAAAGCTGTGGGAATGTTCATCTTAGCCACAATTCAAGGTGGCTTAACAACTGCCAAAAAATCATCTGATTCTAAATACTATGATATATGTATAGAACAATTGCATAATTATCTTAATCTTTTAAAAGTTAAGTAA
- a CDS encoding LysE family translocator encodes MIDYSLYVNEFLILAAALFIALLSPGPDFAMILKQSVSYGKRASIVSSIGIGLGVSVHVVYTLLGIGLIISKSIVLFNIVKYLGAAYLIYLGIMSLRSKGMNLQDDSSKQKENISDFKSFSMGFLCNALNPKATLFFLSMFTVVISIDTPMYIQAIYGIFCMIASIIWFVFLSLFLSHKKVRTFFNSFGVWFDRIVGVVLIGLGIKVALSK; translated from the coding sequence TTGATTGATTATTCTTTATATGTAAATGAGTTTTTAATACTAGCTGCTGCTTTATTTATAGCATTGCTATCACCTGGTCCTGATTTTGCGATGATTTTAAAACAAAGTGTTAGTTATGGAAAAAGAGCATCTATTGTTTCAAGTATTGGAATAGGACTTGGTGTTTCTGTTCATGTAGTTTATACTTTATTAGGTATAGGGCTTATTATTTCAAAATCAATTGTTTTATTTAATATTGTGAAGTATTTAGGTGCTGCTTATTTAATTTATCTTGGGATTATGAGTTTAAGATCAAAAGGTATGAACTTACAAGATGATAGTTCAAAACAAAAAGAGAATATAAGTGATTTTAAATCCTTTAGTATGGGGTTTTTATGCAATGCTTTAAATCCTAAAGCAACACTATTTTTCTTATCAATGTTTACAGTAGTTATAAGCATAGATACACCTATGTATATACAAGCTATATATGGAATATTTTGTATGATTGCAAGTATTATTTGGTTTGTGTTTCTTTCACTATTTTTAAGTCATAAAAAAGTAAGAACTTTCTTTAATTCCTTTGGAGTATGGTTTGATAGAATTGTTGGTGTGGTATTGATAGGTTTAGGTATAAAAGTAGCCTTAAGTAAATAA
- the prpB gene encoding methylisocitrate lyase — MSAGKKFREALKEESPLQIVGTINAYQALQATKVGHKAIYLSGGGIANASYGLPDLGMTMIEDVCIDIRRITSICDTPVIVDADTGWGHAFNVARTVKEFIRSGAAGLHIEDQVAAKRCGHRPNKELVSTEEMCDRIRAAVDAKMQLDPDFYIIARTDAHASEGQQAAIDRALAYVEAGADAIFAEAIHTLKEYKEFTDKMDVPVLANITEFGATPMFTTEELAEVGIDMVLYPLSAFRAMNKAALNVYQELKDKGTQEGVLDTMQTRMELYDMLGYHDYEQKMDALFSKGKAK, encoded by the coding sequence ATGAGCGCAGGAAAAAAATTTAGAGAAGCACTTAAGGAAGAGTCTCCTTTACAAATCGTAGGAACAATTAATGCATACCAAGCATTACAAGCTACAAAAGTAGGACATAAGGCAATTTACCTTTCAGGTGGAGGAATTGCAAATGCATCTTACGGTTTACCAGATTTAGGTATGACTATGATTGAGGACGTATGTATTGACATTAGAAGAATTACTTCTATTTGTGATACTCCTGTTATCGTAGATGCTGATACTGGTTGGGGACACGCATTCAACGTTGCTAGAACTGTTAAAGAATTTATCAGATCTGGTGCAGCTGGACTTCACATTGAAGATCAAGTTGCTGCAAAAAGATGTGGACACAGACCTAATAAAGAGTTAGTTTCTACTGAAGAAATGTGTGACAGAATTAGAGCTGCGGTTGATGCAAAAATGCAATTAGACCCAGATTTCTATATCATCGCTAGAACTGATGCACACGCTTCTGAAGGGCAACAAGCTGCAATCGACAGAGCATTAGCTTACGTTGAAGCTGGAGCAGATGCAATTTTCGCTGAAGCAATCCATACATTAAAAGAGTACAAAGAGTTTACTGATAAAATGGATGTTCCAGTATTAGCAAACATTACTGAATTTGGTGCAACTCCAATGTTCACAACTGAAGAATTAGCAGAAGTTGGTATTGACATGGTTCTTTACCCATTATCAGCATTCAGAGCAATGAACAAAGCTGCATTAAACGTATACCAAGAGTTAAAAGACAAAGGAACTCAAGAAGGTGTATTAGATACTATGCAAACAAGAATGGAGCTTTACGATATGTTAGGTTACCATGATTATGAGCAAAAAATGGACGCACTATTTTCAAAAGGTAAAGCTAAGTAA
- a CDS encoding citrate/2-methylcitrate synthase, with translation MSGLAGVTAGQSSICTCGLGNGLNYRGYDIADLALKADFEEVAFLLLNGELPTKKELKAFQNKIIEARQLPAAVKEVLRALPASSHPMDIMKTATAAYGCVFPEAEDFSDQMDKITMLLGAFPSFLVYWHHWHVNGKEIELASEEQTMAGFIVERLKEKKPFDVEVKAMNAMLTLYAEHEFNASTFANRITASTLSDIYSCMTTGIGTLKGHLHGGANEVAIKFVLGFDDVDHALKSVDELFAKKEKIMGFGHRVYREVDPRSPIGFELAKELKELETSDPKLFDIAKAVRDKVKAEKGLPDNIDFFGGLIYHYMQIERLYYTPLFIMSRAAGWAAHAFEQRANNRIIRPSSEYTGPEPRDFVALEDRA, from the coding sequence ATGAGTGGTTTAGCAGGTGTTACAGCAGGTCAATCATCAATTTGTACATGTGGATTAGGTAATGGTCTTAACTATAGAGGTTATGATATCGCAGATTTAGCATTAAAAGCAGACTTCGAAGAGGTTGCATTTTTATTATTAAATGGTGAATTACCAACTAAAAAAGAATTAAAAGCATTCCAAAATAAAATTATTGAAGCTAGACAACTTCCAGCTGCAGTAAAAGAGGTATTAAGAGCATTACCAGCTTCTTCTCACCCAATGGATATCATGAAAACTGCAACTGCAGCTTACGGATGTGTATTCCCAGAAGCTGAAGATTTTTCTGATCAAATGGATAAAATCACTATGTTACTTGGAGCATTTCCATCGTTCTTAGTTTACTGGCACCACTGGCATGTAAATGGTAAAGAGATTGAATTAGCTTCAGAAGAGCAAACTATGGCTGGTTTCATTGTTGAAAGATTAAAAGAGAAAAAACCTTTTGATGTTGAAGTTAAAGCAATGAACGCAATGTTAACTTTATATGCAGAGCATGAATTCAATGCATCTACATTTGCAAACAGAATTACTGCTTCTACATTATCAGACATCTACTCTTGTATGACTACTGGTATTGGTACATTAAAAGGTCACTTACATGGTGGAGCTAATGAAGTAGCAATTAAATTCGTATTAGGATTTGATGATGTTGATCACGCATTAAAATCTGTAGATGAATTATTCGCTAAAAAAGAAAAAATTATGGGATTCGGGCACAGAGTATATAGAGAAGTAGATCCAAGATCTCCTATCGGATTCGAATTAGCTAAAGAGTTAAAAGAATTAGAAACTTCTGACCCTAAATTATTTGATATTGCAAAAGCAGTAAGAGATAAGGTTAAAGCTGAAAAAGGTTTACCTGATAATATCGACTTCTTCGGTGGATTAATTTACCACTATATGCAAATAGAAAGATTATACTATACGCCATTATTCATTATGTCAAGAGCTGCTGGATGGGCTGCTCACGCATTTGAACAAAGAGCGAATAACAGAATTATCAGACCAAGTTCAGAGTATACTGGACCTGAGCCTAGAGATTTCGTAGCATTAGAAGATAGAGCTTAA